Proteins from a single region of Undibacterium sp. KW1:
- a CDS encoding response regulator encodes MYRILLLDDEPNVLLALQRSLKSVAKEMEMTMELLNSPQEAINRLSNTAFDFIISDYHMPGMNGIQFLSIAKEMQPHAIRLMLSASAEFKTILGAINDAEVFRYIAKPWNQEELLETIQLAAARRQQIMEDQKLADELRLQRGMITPQEHEMKRLEETEPGITKVKWGPDGSVLLD; translated from the coding sequence ATGTACAGGATATTATTGCTCGATGACGAACCAAATGTTCTGCTGGCACTGCAAAGGAGCCTGAAAAGCGTCGCAAAAGAGATGGAAATGACAATGGAATTGCTTAATTCTCCTCAGGAAGCGATCAATCGCCTGAGTAATACAGCTTTCGACTTTATCATCTCTGACTACCATATGCCTGGCATGAACGGCATACAGTTCTTGTCCATTGCCAAGGAAATGCAGCCCCATGCAATACGCCTGATGCTGAGCGCATCTGCCGAATTCAAGACCATACTGGGTGCCATCAATGATGCCGAGGTGTTTCGCTACATCGCTAAACCCTGGAACCAGGAAGAATTGCTGGAAACCATACAACTGGCAGCAGCGCGTCGTCAGCAAATCATGGAAGACCAAAAACTGGCAGATGAATTGCGCCTGCAACGTGGCATGATAACGCCACAGGAACATGAGATGAAACGGCTGGAAGAAACCGAGCCAGGGATCACCAAAGTGAAATGGGGCCCCGATGGCTCGGTATTGCTTGATTAA
- a CDS encoding alpha/beta fold hydrolase codes for MTTIVLLPGMDGTGTLYEPLHKALNGRCKLLVLTYPPDQALGYAELEILVQTQLPQDEDYILLGESFSGPIAISIAATKPVRLKALILCVTFACNPYPWMAGFRFVLPYLPTRLAPLRVLSHMLLGRFSSKELCMQLADALAGVRPASLKARLHSVLSCDVREKLQGIKVPVLYLQANRDRLIPVSAHADIKTQLHEMEICRYDAPHFLLQTKADAVAKDVQQLMSKVEVDRES; via the coding sequence ATGACGACAATAGTACTCTTGCCTGGCATGGATGGTACAGGCACACTCTATGAGCCTTTGCATAAGGCATTGAATGGTAGATGTAAACTACTGGTATTGACATATCCGCCAGATCAAGCGCTGGGCTACGCAGAACTGGAGATCTTGGTTCAGACGCAACTACCGCAGGATGAAGATTATATTTTGCTGGGCGAATCGTTCTCAGGCCCGATTGCCATTTCCATCGCTGCCACAAAGCCAGTGCGGCTGAAGGCCTTGATACTTTGTGTGACTTTTGCATGTAATCCTTATCCCTGGATGGCAGGTTTCAGATTTGTGCTGCCTTATTTACCGACCAGACTGGCACCGTTGCGGGTCCTCAGCCATATGTTACTGGGGCGATTTTCCAGCAAAGAATTGTGCATGCAGTTGGCAGATGCTTTGGCAGGTGTCAGGCCCGCCAGTTTAAAGGCCCGTTTGCATTCGGTGTTGAGTTGCGATGTCAGAGAAAAACTCCAGGGCATCAAAGTGCCTGTACTCTATCTACAAGCCAACAGGGACAGACTGATACCAGTCTCTGCCCATGCAGATATCAAAACGCAATTGCATGAAATGGAAATATGCCGATACGATGCACCTCATTTTTTATTGCAGACGAAAGCGGATGCAGTTGCCAAAGATGTTCAGCAGTTGATGTCGAAAGTCGAAGTTGATAGGGAGAGTTAG
- a CDS encoding FGGY-family carbohydrate kinase, protein MSKQYILSIDNGTQSVRAILFDLRGNIVAKSQVHLEAYFSDQPGWAEHHPEDYWQAVCTACQRLWNEHGISPSTVQGVAVTTQRGTMINLDKQGQPLRPAITWLDQRRTDIVPPVNPLWMTAFKLAGVASTINFFRGEAEANWIKAHQPDIWDKTDKYLMLSGYLNYRLCGNFIDSIGSQVGYLPFDYKGLKWAGKLDWKWQALAVKAESLPELVPPGTVMGHINHAAEAATGILAGTPLLAAAADKACEVIGAGCQQPNIGCLSYGTTATINTTSKKYLEVTPFIPPYPAAIPGSYSTEVQIFRGYWMVNWFKEQFGHHEKLQAAEQGVLPEALFDELVNAVPPGSMGLMLQPYWTPGIKVPGAEAKGAIIGFGDVHTRAHMYRAILEGLAYALREGKERIEKRSGVAITELRISGGGSQSDAAMQLTADIFALPTSRPHIYETSGLGAAIDVAVGLGLHPSFDVAIKEMTRIGKTFEPIAHHHQIYNELYHRVYQKMYARLQPLYKEIQQITGYPKMH, encoded by the coding sequence ATGTCCAAGCAATATATTCTTTCCATAGACAACGGCACCCAAAGCGTCAGGGCTATCCTGTTTGATTTGCGGGGCAATATTGTCGCCAAATCCCAGGTGCATCTCGAAGCTTATTTTTCAGATCAACCTGGCTGGGCAGAACATCATCCTGAAGATTATTGGCAGGCAGTATGTACAGCCTGCCAGCGTCTGTGGAATGAACATGGCATTTCTCCATCGACGGTACAAGGTGTTGCCGTGACCACCCAGCGCGGCACCATGATCAACCTGGACAAGCAAGGCCAGCCTTTGCGACCCGCGATTACCTGGTTGGATCAAAGGCGTACCGACATAGTCCCACCGGTTAACCCCTTGTGGATGACGGCCTTCAAGCTGGCGGGCGTTGCCAGCACTATTAATTTCTTTCGCGGTGAGGCCGAAGCCAACTGGATCAAGGCGCATCAACCAGACATCTGGGACAAGACGGATAAATACCTGATGTTGTCCGGTTACCTGAATTATCGCCTGTGCGGCAATTTCATTGATTCCATAGGTTCGCAAGTCGGTTATTTGCCATTTGATTATAAAGGCTTGAAATGGGCTGGGAAATTGGACTGGAAATGGCAAGCATTGGCGGTAAAGGCCGAAAGCTTGCCTGAGCTGGTGCCACCCGGTACAGTCATGGGACACATCAACCACGCGGCTGAGGCAGCAACCGGCATACTGGCTGGCACACCTTTACTGGCTGCAGCGGCGGACAAGGCATGTGAAGTGATAGGAGCTGGCTGCCAGCAACCTAATATCGGCTGCCTCAGTTATGGCACGACTGCGACCATCAATACCACCAGCAAGAAATACCTGGAAGTGACACCATTCATACCACCTTATCCAGCAGCAATCCCCGGTTCTTACAGTACCGAGGTGCAGATATTCCGTGGTTACTGGATGGTGAACTGGTTCAAGGAACAATTTGGTCATCATGAAAAACTGCAAGCGGCAGAGCAGGGCGTTTTGCCAGAGGCCTTATTTGATGAGCTGGTGAATGCTGTGCCGCCGGGTTCCATGGGACTGATGCTGCAACCCTACTGGACGCCCGGTATCAAAGTGCCGGGTGCAGAAGCCAAGGGCGCCATCATCGGGTTTGGCGATGTGCATACTCGTGCACACATGTACCGCGCTATCCTTGAGGGACTGGCTTATGCCTTGCGAGAAGGCAAAGAGCGTATAGAAAAGCGTAGCGGTGTGGCGATCACTGAATTGCGAATCTCAGGCGGCGGCTCTCAGAGCGACGCTGCCATGCAATTGACGGCAGATATCTTTGCCTTGCCGACATCGCGCCCGCATATCTATGAAACCTCAGGTTTGGGTGCTGCTATCGATGTAGCGGTAGGCTTGGGCCTGCATCCCAGTTTTGACGTCGCGATCAAGGAGATGACGCGCATAGGCAAAACCTTTGAACCTATCGCCCATCATCACCAGATCTACAATGAGCTGTATCACCGGGTTTATCAAAAGATGTATGCCCGTTTGCAGCCTTTGTATAAAGAGATACAGCAAATCACCGGATATCCGAAAATGCATTGA
- a CDS encoding helix-turn-helix transcriptional regulator — MSGHKIKAELRIRELMVEHKIRSVSALHRLLIARRVTVSHSQLLRIVDNKAEHWKVEFIEAFAELFNCSVQDLFRFEKLATIEASADAAAQDKDSGVSAENKSAGV, encoded by the coding sequence ATGTCCGGACACAAAATAAAAGCCGAGCTCAGAATCCGTGAGTTGATGGTTGAGCACAAGATTCGTTCGGTTTCTGCCTTGCACCGCCTGCTGATAGCAAGGCGGGTGACCGTCTCGCATTCCCAATTATTACGTATCGTCGATAACAAGGCAGAACACTGGAAAGTGGAGTTCATTGAAGCTTTTGCCGAGCTTTTTAATTGCTCGGTACAAGACTTGTTCCGATTTGAAAAACTCGCCACCATTGAGGCTTCTGCTGATGCGGCTGCGCAGGATAAAGACTCAGGTGTCAGCGCTGAAAATAAAAGTGCAGGGGTTTGA
- a CDS encoding patatin-like phospholipase family protein, whose translation MSQLRHFGLFDEVTALSSVSGGSLAAAAVSLKPLTSEADFDVMASQLRRDYLSSWVYRSANPINFVPTLTSGKNATRILADVFDTGIYKGAVYGDLGERKPGKPSLYINSSHAHRFVGADSLTTRGLNSSDASLQGFTFTDAAFKEIGSDLNQLRLADAVAASAAYPGLFVPLALKNFNADSDIYHQASPKFLHLYDAGSSDNLGVDALIRAYSEILVGTQDLSCLLILVDAHVNDRGDLSGSLADTRSSMIDYVISPSIYRAFDSLLEQRREWQLEMLGVPLASDQSFRFNPNVNIPLKNYAFSGKGNSVGRGRHFAVDESPALTPGRSINHANCAVWHIGLDRLLELTKKGNPRKRNAFFQQAAADEYRDDSYRDNQLIRLDRFVNSIQTNYKLALNGPGRCDEIPIQNSLFEAARVLMTTDTDSSTKLVTWLKENHRGNLSQNISDLLASKAMQDQKELVQVPRYLVQEPNSSHPLASWINCMK comes from the coding sequence ATGTCGCAGTTGCGCCATTTTGGTTTGTTTGATGAGGTCACGGCGTTGTCATCAGTCTCTGGCGGTTCACTTGCGGCTGCGGCTGTGAGCTTGAAGCCATTGACCAGTGAGGCGGATTTTGATGTGATGGCGTCCCAATTACGCAGGGACTATTTGTCATCATGGGTATACCGTTCGGCTAACCCTATCAATTTTGTACCTACGCTGACATCCGGTAAAAATGCCACCCGTATCCTGGCAGATGTGTTTGATACGGGGATATACAAAGGTGCGGTGTATGGCGATTTGGGTGAACGTAAGCCGGGCAAGCCCTCGCTGTATATCAACAGCTCGCATGCACACCGTTTTGTCGGTGCCGACAGCTTGACGACCAGGGGGCTTAATTCTTCAGATGCGAGCTTGCAGGGTTTTACTTTTACAGATGCTGCATTCAAGGAAATTGGTTCAGATTTAAATCAGTTGCGCCTGGCAGACGCAGTGGCAGCATCTGCTGCCTATCCGGGCTTGTTCGTGCCTCTGGCATTAAAAAACTTTAACGCTGACAGTGATATTTATCATCAGGCCAGCCCGAAATTTTTGCATTTATATGATGCGGGTTCGTCTGATAATCTGGGCGTCGATGCCTTGATCCGTGCCTATTCAGAAATTTTGGTGGGCACTCAGGATTTGTCATGCCTGCTGATACTGGTAGATGCGCACGTCAATGACAGGGGAGACTTGAGCGGTTCATTGGCAGATACCAGGAGCAGTATGATAGATTATGTCATCAGCCCGTCTATCTATCGCGCTTTCGATTCCTTGCTTGAGCAACGCAGGGAATGGCAACTGGAGATGCTGGGCGTGCCGTTGGCGTCTGATCAGTCATTCAGGTTCAATCCTAACGTCAATATCCCTTTAAAGAATTATGCATTTTCTGGAAAAGGGAATTCGGTAGGACGTGGGCGTCATTTCGCTGTGGACGAATCTCCCGCCCTGACGCCGGGTCGCTCCATCAATCATGCAAATTGCGCGGTTTGGCATATAGGTCTGGATCGTTTGCTTGAGCTGACCAAGAAGGGAAATCCGCGCAAGCGCAATGCATTTTTTCAGCAAGCTGCGGCGGATGAATACAGGGATGATTCCTATCGGGATAACCAGCTCATCAGACTTGACCGCTTTGTCAATTCCATACAAACGAATTACAAGCTTGCCTTGAACGGGCCCGGGCGTTGCGATGAGATCCCGATACAAAATTCTCTTTTTGAAGCGGCAAGGGTGTTGATGACTACGGATACTGACTCCAGCACCAAGCTGGTGACATGGCTGAAAGAAAATCATCGCGGAAACCTGTCGCAGAACATCAGTGATTTGCTGGCTTCGAAAGCGATGCAGGACCAAAAGGAGCTGGTCCAGGTGCCACGTTATTTAGTGCAAGAACCAAATTCTTCACATCCTTTGGCGTCCTGGATCAATTGTATGAAGTAA
- a CDS encoding AraC family transcriptional regulator, which yields MPNSHTGAIAGHHTNGRVAAAYLQPLLELVNERSLNLRTLATMAGMAEDALSRWQESIAAADYIRLLDAGAELSIDPHFGLHVGERVKLGTYNVYGMILMSCKDFEQAFQQTMRYEGLAHDLGRSALVVDDAMTEYQWHSHYPQASRHLVESVFAGIRVFGNWFAGTILPDAPVYFRHAAPDDLSEHHRLFGQEVHFEAIINCARFPTALLGWPVPNADVSMYPVLQHHAELLLKQKQQAQQDGGIVAQVRAAISNNLAQDQARLPLIAQELLLSQRTLQRKLSEAGISFQQILDRTRKDMAIDYLQQTGFSLADIAFLLGYQEQSAFNHAFKEWTGVSPGAYREKHQRRK from the coding sequence ATGCCAAATTCACATACAGGAGCAATCGCTGGCCACCATACCAATGGACGGGTTGCTGCTGCCTACCTGCAACCTTTGCTTGAACTGGTGAACGAACGTAGTTTGAATTTGCGAACACTGGCGACCATGGCTGGCATGGCTGAAGATGCCCTGAGCAGATGGCAGGAAAGCATAGCTGCTGCAGACTATATACGCCTGCTTGATGCTGGCGCAGAACTGAGCATAGATCCGCACTTTGGCTTGCATGTAGGCGAGAGGGTCAAGCTTGGCACCTACAATGTGTATGGCATGATACTGATGAGCTGCAAGGACTTTGAACAAGCCTTCCAGCAAACCATGCGCTATGAAGGTCTGGCGCATGACCTTGGCCGCTCGGCACTGGTCGTCGATGATGCGATGACCGAATATCAGTGGCATAGCCACTATCCGCAGGCCAGCAGGCACCTGGTAGAAAGTGTATTTGCCGGCATACGCGTGTTTGGCAACTGGTTCGCCGGCACTATACTGCCTGATGCACCGGTGTATTTCAGGCATGCGGCTCCAGATGATTTGAGCGAGCATCATCGTCTGTTTGGCCAGGAAGTACACTTTGAGGCCATCATCAATTGCGCACGTTTTCCCACAGCCCTGCTTGGCTGGCCTGTGCCCAATGCCGATGTCAGCATGTACCCGGTCTTGCAACATCATGCCGAACTATTGCTCAAACAAAAACAGCAGGCACAGCAGGATGGTGGCATCGTTGCCCAGGTCAGGGCAGCTATCAGCAATAATCTCGCACAAGACCAGGCCAGATTGCCGCTGATCGCGCAAGAACTATTGCTGAGCCAGCGCACGCTACAGCGTAAATTGAGCGAAGCAGGCATCAGCTTCCAGCAAATTCTGGATCGAACCCGGAAAGACATGGCCATCGATTATTTGCAGCAAACAGGTTTCAGCCTGGCTGATATCGCCTTCCTGCTGGGCTACCAGGAGCAAAGCGCCTTCAATCATGCCTTCAAGGAATGGACGGGAGTGAGCCCAGGCGCGTACAGAGAAAAACACCAGCGCCGGAAATAA
- a CDS encoding GyrI-like domain-containing protein, which translates to MSNYDKVEYARRLNRVLDYVDQHLDTSLELDKLAEVAHFSRFHFHRIFAAWMGETLGDYARRRRLETAAWRLSCDRQASVLDIALACGFASGEAFARAFKLRFDCTPSQWRAGSDERRLAQVRAGYENRARHDSNLSQVLSNSDQVNVNGICEDSGSYQPRRKYLMEVNIVQLPAVRVAYQRYIGPYGPGVTEFWRSKVTPWMQVHGLQDQVCYGIGYDDPSVTVADKCRYDACVTITEGFAPGAHANVKTLPGGAYAVAQFNGPVTAVNDAWMELMREYLPASGMQCDDRPCFEQFSANSALDPQTGIFSCLLCIPVKAL; encoded by the coding sequence TTGAGTAATTATGATAAAGTTGAATATGCCAGGCGCCTGAACCGTGTTCTTGACTATGTAGACCAGCATTTGGATACGTCGTTGGAATTGGATAAATTGGCTGAAGTGGCACATTTTTCACGTTTTCATTTTCATCGTATATTTGCTGCCTGGATGGGTGAAACACTGGGAGATTATGCGCGGCGGCGACGTCTGGAAACCGCAGCCTGGCGTTTATCCTGCGATCGACAAGCATCGGTACTGGACATTGCGCTCGCATGCGGTTTCGCTTCTGGCGAAGCGTTTGCCCGCGCATTCAAGCTCCGGTTTGACTGCACCCCAAGCCAATGGCGGGCTGGTAGCGATGAGCGCAGATTGGCTCAGGTGCGGGCAGGTTATGAAAACCGTGCAAGACATGACAGCAATCTGAGTCAGGTACTCAGCAATTCTGATCAGGTAAACGTGAACGGTATTTGCGAAGATAGTGGCTCTTATCAGCCACGTCGAAAGTATCTTATGGAAGTAAATATTGTTCAATTGCCGGCAGTACGCGTTGCTTACCAACGTTATATAGGCCCGTATGGCCCAGGCGTTACTGAGTTCTGGCGCAGTAAAGTTACGCCATGGATGCAAGTCCATGGCTTACAAGATCAAGTCTGTTATGGAATAGGGTATGACGATCCCAGCGTCACGGTTGCGGACAAATGTCGTTATGATGCATGCGTCACTATCACTGAGGGCTTCGCGCCAGGTGCTCATGCAAATGTCAAAACATTGCCAGGCGGTGCTTATGCTGTTGCCCAATTCAATGGGCCAGTGACGGCTGTGAATGATGCATGGATGGAGTTGATGCGCGAATACTTGCCAGCCAGCGGCATGCAATGTGATGACAGGCCCTGTTTTGAGCAGTTTTCGGCAAATTCTGCTTTGGATCCTCAGACAGGAATATTTTCTTGTCTGTTATGCATACCTGTCAAGGCGCTATAA
- a CDS encoding glycerol-3-phosphate dehydrogenase/oxidase, with amino-acid sequence MKIAKSRADLLRTIANQEQDWDIIVIGGGITGAGILLEAARRGLRVLLVEQKDFAWGTSSRSSKLVHGGLRYIKEGKFFLTRDSVRERQGLMQAAAGLVEPQSFAFADYQGRKPGRWMFALGLVIYDFLAGLRGKHYFSAQDFQMLAPHIPAADLKGGSCYLDAKTDDARLVLRVLQEARAAGAIALNYLAVKSVMYDNGHATGVVLQDALSMQEYQINAKVTINATGAWADDLRQQQGASARLRPLRGSHLLIPAWRLPVAQAVSLMHPRDGRPVFVYPWEGVSLVGTTDVDHSDDVQQETAITAHEVAYLMEAMDFQFPQLQLKLDDIIASYAGIRPVIDTGKADPSKEGRDHAIWLEKGLLTVTGGKLTTFRLIAQDALKHIAHLFPGHQSDQKVSNLFARPSDLANEKQLNHTQKSRLQGHYGQSAAEIVQIAQDGELDFIPGTLTMWVELRWAARHEAVEHLQDLMLRRTRLGLLVRQGGLALLPRIRAICQPELKWNDERWENEQSAYLQLWNKYYALPDKSSIPEWRNLRQSI; translated from the coding sequence ATGAAAATAGCCAAATCACGTGCCGACTTACTCAGGACGATTGCCAACCAAGAGCAAGACTGGGACATCATCGTCATTGGTGGTGGGATTACTGGTGCAGGTATATTGCTGGAAGCTGCACGACGCGGCTTAAGGGTTTTGCTGGTCGAGCAAAAAGACTTCGCCTGGGGTACATCCAGCCGCTCCTCCAAACTGGTGCATGGTGGTTTGCGCTACATTAAAGAAGGCAAGTTCTTCCTGACACGGGATTCTGTACGTGAAAGGCAGGGACTGATGCAAGCTGCGGCAGGTCTGGTTGAGCCACAGAGTTTTGCATTTGCTGACTATCAGGGACGGAAGCCTGGGCGCTGGATGTTTGCGCTCGGTTTGGTCATCTATGATTTTCTGGCTGGTTTGCGTGGCAAACATTATTTCTCGGCGCAAGACTTCCAGATGCTGGCACCGCATATACCTGCGGCTGATTTAAAAGGCGGCTCTTGCTATCTGGATGCCAAGACTGATGATGCCCGTCTGGTGCTCAGGGTCTTGCAGGAGGCGCGTGCTGCCGGAGCTATCGCCTTGAACTATCTTGCAGTAAAAAGTGTCATGTATGACAACGGGCATGCCACTGGCGTGGTTTTGCAAGATGCATTGAGCATGCAGGAATACCAGATCAACGCCAAAGTCACCATCAATGCAACTGGCGCTTGGGCTGACGACCTGCGTCAGCAGCAAGGGGCAAGTGCAAGATTGCGCCCTCTGCGCGGCAGCCATTTGCTAATACCTGCCTGGCGCTTGCCGGTGGCGCAGGCAGTAAGTTTGATGCACCCGCGTGATGGCCGGCCAGTCTTTGTTTATCCCTGGGAAGGTGTCAGCCTGGTGGGGACGACAGATGTGGATCACAGCGATGATGTGCAGCAAGAAACTGCCATCACCGCACATGAAGTCGCTTATTTGATGGAAGCGATGGACTTCCAGTTCCCGCAATTGCAACTGAAGCTGGATGACATTATCGCCAGCTATGCAGGTATCCGACCTGTGATTGATACCGGCAAGGCCGACCCATCGAAGGAAGGGCGTGATCATGCCATCTGGCTGGAAAAAGGCTTATTGACAGTCACAGGCGGCAAGTTGACGACTTTCAGGCTGATTGCGCAAGATGCGCTAAAGCACATTGCTCATTTATTTCCTGGCCATCAGTCTGATCAAAAGGTGAGCAATTTATTTGCCCGCCCATCAGATTTAGCTAATGAAAAACAATTAAACCATACACAAAAATCACGGTTGCAAGGCCATTATGGTCAATCCGCTGCTGAGATTGTACAAATTGCTCAAGATGGTGAACTGGATTTCATACCAGGGACACTGACCATGTGGGTGGAATTGCGCTGGGCAGCGCGGCATGAAGCGGTAGAGCACTTGCAAGACCTGATGTTGCGCAGAACTAGGCTGGGTTTATTGGTACGCCAGGGTGGCCTGGCATTGTTGCCGCGCATCAGGGCAATTTGTCAGCCTGAACTAAAGTGGAATGACGAGCGATGGGAAAATGAACAGTCTGCCTATCTGCAACTGTGGAACAAGTATTATGCTTTGCCAGACAAGAGTAGTATCCCTGAATGGCGAAATCTGCGGCAGTCTATATAA
- a CDS encoding FAD-binding oxidoreductase, with protein MRRWNGWGDDSIHYAINADALSFLQARIGHGVPQTDAELDQVCQQVPESRLPPHPLTDTDALGRVRHTLGQSLPDWLKMRFGKISHFPDGVAYPESAADVRSLLDYAILHNIALIPYGGGTSVVGHLAITENMQPVLSVDMSRMSQLLNLDKEAQLATFGAGVFGPDLEAQLRAHGYTLGHFPQSFEYSTLGGWVVTRSSGQQSLRYGRIEQLLAGARVETPAGRLDIQTFPASAAGLDLREMLMGSEGRMGILTEVTVRITPLPACEEFHAVFFPDWDTAQTAVRTIAQGKLGLSMLRLSNATETLTSLTLAGHKKLIGLLESYLRLRGCDEGKCVLLIGASGEKSQVRHAIKSALKMTSQHQGVHVGKTMGKKWKQGRFRNVYLRNSAWQQGYAIDTVETACDWPKVKTMMLSMEQAGRDAMATENEQVHAYTHLSHLYAQGASVYSTFVYRLTGDYEQDLARWRRLKSAVSAAIVDNGGTISHQHGVGSDHAPYLEAEKGSLGISGLRHLFKHFDPQGIMNPGKLLPAEDVKQ; from the coding sequence ATGCGACGTTGGAATGGTTGGGGGGATGACAGTATTCATTATGCGATCAATGCAGATGCCCTGAGTTTTTTGCAGGCACGCATAGGGCATGGCGTGCCGCAGACAGATGCAGAACTGGATCAGGTATGCCAGCAAGTGCCAGAAAGCCGTTTGCCACCACATCCACTGACAGATACAGACGCGCTTGGGCGTGTCAGGCATACTCTGGGACAAAGCCTGCCAGACTGGCTCAAAATGCGCTTTGGCAAGATCAGCCATTTCCCTGATGGTGTGGCTTACCCAGAAAGTGCTGCGGATGTGCGCAGCTTGCTGGATTACGCCATATTACACAACATCGCCTTGATACCTTATGGCGGCGGCACCAGCGTGGTTGGGCATCTGGCCATCACAGAGAATATGCAGCCGGTCTTGTCTGTCGATATGTCACGCATGTCGCAATTGCTGAATCTGGACAAGGAAGCGCAACTGGCGACCTTTGGTGCAGGTGTCTTTGGTCCTGATCTGGAAGCGCAATTGCGTGCCCATGGCTATACGCTGGGGCATTTTCCGCAGTCTTTTGAATATTCAACGCTGGGCGGCTGGGTGGTTACCCGTTCATCTGGTCAGCAGTCGTTACGCTATGGGCGTATAGAACAATTACTGGCAGGTGCCAGGGTGGAGACCCCTGCGGGGAGGCTGGATATCCAGACCTTTCCTGCATCCGCTGCCGGGCTGGATTTGCGGGAAATGTTGATGGGATCAGAAGGGCGCATGGGCATATTGACGGAAGTGACCGTACGCATTACGCCTTTACCTGCATGTGAAGAATTTCACGCGGTGTTCTTTCCTGACTGGGATACAGCACAAACTGCTGTGAGGACTATCGCCCAGGGCAAGCTCGGTTTATCGATGTTGCGGCTGTCAAATGCCACTGAAACCCTGACCAGCCTGACACTGGCAGGCCACAAGAAGTTGATAGGCTTGCTGGAATCTTATTTGCGCCTGCGTGGCTGTGATGAGGGTAAATGCGTTTTGCTCATCGGTGCTAGCGGCGAAAAATCTCAGGTGCGCCATGCCATCAAATCTGCATTGAAGATGACAAGCCAGCATCAAGGCGTGCATGTAGGTAAAACCATGGGTAAAAAATGGAAGCAGGGGCGTTTCAGGAATGTGTATCTGCGTAATAGCGCCTGGCAGCAGGGTTATGCGATAGATACCGTAGAGACAGCCTGCGACTGGCCCAAAGTGAAAACTATGATGCTGAGCATGGAGCAGGCGGGTCGTGATGCCATGGCAACAGAAAATGAACAAGTGCATGCTTATACGCATTTGTCCCATTTATATGCTCAGGGTGCCAGCGTGTACTCGACTTTTGTGTATCGCCTGACTGGCGATTATGAACAAGACCTTGCGCGCTGGCGCAGGCTTAAATCTGCAGTCTCTGCCGCTATCGTTGACAATGGCGGCACCATAAGCCACCAGCATGGCGTGGGCAGTGACCATGCTCCTTATCTGGAAGCTGAAAAAGGCAGTCTGGGAATATCTGGGCTGCGTCATCTGTTCAAACACTTCGACCCGCAGGGCATCATGAATCCTGGCAAGTTATTGCCTGCAGAAGACGTAAAGCAATGA